Genomic window (Mesorhizobium sp. M4B.F.Ca.ET.058.02.1.1):
GCGTGGTGAAGTCGATGACGACGTCAGCAAGCGCCAGCGCTTCGTCGCGCTCGTCCAGAACCTCGCCGGTGGCGCCAGGCCGGTGGAAGCGGGCGGCGAGCGCCAGACGCGGATCGGCCACGACGGCTTCCACCATCTGCCGGCCCATGCGGCCGAGCGCGCCGGCTATGGCGATCCTGAGCGGCTGCGGCATGGCTATTCCTGTCGAGAGGCTAGTCGGAACAGAGCTTTAGCACGCCGCCTTGCCAAATTGATTCAGCCGGCAGTCGCGCCATTCGTCTTCAGCATCATGCCGGCGATCTCCTTTACCAGTTTGGCGGCGACAAGCGCAGTGACGTTGGAGAGGTCCTGGCGCGGATTGTATTCGACGACGTCGGCGGCGACGATTGGCTGGTCGATTGACTGGATCAGACCGATCACTTGGCGGGTAGTGAACCCGCCTGGTTCGCGATGGGAAATGCCGGGCGCGAAGGCCGGATCGAGAGCGTCGATATCCATGGAGACATAGACCGGCGTCTTGAGGTCAAGCCGCAGCCCTTCCTTGAAGTGCCGCATCTCCACCACCTCGACACCGAAGCGCTTGAATTGGTCGCGGTGGTGGTCGTTGACGGTGCGCAGGCCGACCTGGATCAGCCGGTCGGCAAGCCGCTCCTCCATAATGCGTGCGAAGGGCGAGGTGTGCGAGCGCGGATTGTCATCATAGGCATGATAGATATCGGGATGGGCATCGATATGCAGGATCGTCAGGCTGGGGTGGCGGCGCCGCACCGCGCGCAGCAGCGGCCAGGTGATCGCATGGTCGCCGCCGAGCGAGATCAGCGGATGGCCGGCATCCAGCGCGCGACCCACCTCGTCTTCGATCCGCTCCCACGGATCGCCGGCCTGCGCGAAATCGATATCGCCATGATCGATGAAGCGGTCGCTGAGGTCAAAGCCGGTTTCCGACCATGAACTGTAAGCATCGCTGGTGAGCTCGCGCCGGATGAGCGGCGGCGCTTCGGCCGCACCGCGCAGCCAGGACGAATTCTCATCATGCGGAATGCCCAGAAGCGAGATCTTGCTCACGACATCCTCCCTCGTCGCAACAGACAGGGTGTCTCTATAGACGCGGGATCTGGCGGCTGCGACGGCAGGCGCTTGGGCCAGATCGCGGGGTCAGGCCCTAAGCTCTTGCGGCTTGCGCAACCACACCTTGTTGTCGTGCAGCGCCGCACCGCCATAGGGCGCCGGCGCGTCGGCGCCGGTCAGCACATTGATGCCCTCGCCGCGCTCATGCGCGCTGTTCGGCCAGATGCCTTCGGCGATCACCACGCCACGCTGGATGCCGTCGAAGAACTTGGCGTGCAGCACCAGTTCGCCGCGCTGGTTGCCGACCTCGACGCGACCGCCATCGGCAAGCCCCAGCCCGGCGGCATCCTCGGGATGCAGCAGCAGCACCGGCCTGCCCTCCTTTTGCTTCGACACCGGCGTCTCGGCAAAGGTCGAGTTGAGGAAGTTGCGCGCCGGCGAGGTGGTCAGCCGGAACGGATGCGCCTCGTCCGCTGCCTCGATCAGCTCGACATGGTCGGGGAATTCCGGCAGCCGCTCGACCGGCCCGAACAGGCCCATGCTCCTCGGCGGCCGGTTGGGCGCCGCCTGTCCTGACCAGTCGGGGCGGAAGCGGAATTTTCCGTCCGGATGGCCGAAGCCGTTGATGAAATGCGCCGCCTCGAAATCCGGCTGCATATCGATCCATTTCTGTTCCTTCAGGCTGTCGAAGCCGCCCAGCCCGCGCTTGCCGAGGATGATGTCGATATGCTCCTTCTCGGTCAGGCCGAAGCCCGGCCTGTCGCCGACGCCGAGCCGTTTTGCCAGCTCCTCGATGACGAAATGGTTGGTGCGCGGCCCCTCGGGCGGATCGATCAGTTTTGGTCCCAGCGTGATGTGCTGGTTGCCGCCGCCCTTGTAGATGTCGTCATGCTCCAAAAACATCGTCGCCGGTAGCACGACATCGGCGAGCCTGGCCGTGTCGGTCATGAACTGTTCGTGCACGCAGGTGAACAGGTCGTCGCGCAGAAAACCCTGCTTCACCAGCCGCTGCTCGGGCGCGACATTGACCGGATTGGTGTTCTGGATGAGCAGCGCCGTCACCGGCGGTCCGCCATAGAGCGCGTCGCTCGCCCCGGTCAGCACGGGGCCGATGCGCGAGTGATCGAGATGACGGATGTTGGGATCGCGCATCGCTGTACCTTCGAGCACGTCCTGGTTCAGCTTGAAGATGCCCGAATTGGAGTGGAAGGCGCCGCCGCCCTCATATTGCCAGGCGCCGGTGACGGCGGCGATCGAGGCCGCAGCGTGCATGTTGACCGAGCCGTTGCGCTGGCGCGAGAAACCGTAGCCGAGGCGGAAATAGGTCTTCTTCGTCGTGCCGACGAGATGCGCGAAGGTTTCGATCTCGGCGACATCGAGCCCGGTGATCGCTGCCGCCCATTCCGGCGTTTTTGTCCGCAAATGCTCTTCCAGCCCGCGCGGATCGTCAGTGTATTTCTCGAGATAGGCGCGGTCGGCAAAACCGTCGCGGAACAGCACATGCATGACCGCGCAGGCCAACGCGCCATCGGTGCCGGGCCTCAGCACCAGGCCCATGTCGGCCTGTTTCGTTGTGGCATTCTCATAGACGTCGATGACGACGATCTTGGCGCCGCGTGCCTTGCGTGCCTTGATCGCGTGGGTCATGACGTTGACCTGGGTGACCACGGCGTTGGTGCCCCAGATCACCACGCAATCCGACTTCGCCATCTCGCGCGGGTCGGGACCGCGCAGCGCGCCCGCCCCCGCCATCCATCCGGTCCAGGCGAGATTGGTGCAGATCGAGCCGAAGAAGCCGGAGTACTTTTTCGCGTGGCGCAGCCGGTGGATGCCGTCGCGCTGCACCAGACCCATCGTGCCGGCATAGTAATAGGGCCAGACCGTCTCCGAGCCGTATGTCTCCTCAGCCTTGAGGAACTTCTCGGCGACGAGGTCGAGCGCCGCGTCCCAGCTGGATTCCTTCCAGGCGCCCTCGCCCTTGGCACGCGCCCTGATCAGCGGCTTCAGCAGGCGGTCGGGATGATGAACGCGGTCGGCATAGCGGGCGACCTTGGCGCAGACGACGCCAGCCGTGTAGCTGTTGGCCTTGGCGCCATGGACGCGGCCAATGCGGTTTTCGTCGAGCAGCTCGACTTCGAGCGCGCAGGTGGACGGGCAGTCGTGCGGACAGGCCGAATGGCCGAATCGCAGCTTGGCGTGCTGGTTCATGGGGGTTGTCTAGCGGGATTCAGGCGCGGCGTGTAGGTCCAGATTGGGCGCGAGTTGGCACTGTTCTGCCAAGATGTGCTGCGCAGTGGGGTTGCGGCAGTAGGTCTTTTTGCGCGGCGTTGAAACAGCCAATCTCCCCACTTGTGGGGGAGATTGGCTGTCGCTGCCGGTTTCGCCAATCGCCAACCTCGGGGATTGGCGCGACGCCCCCTCACATGCCGAACCAGCGCGCGCGGCGGCTGGAGCCGAAATGCTCCTTGTCGGCGCGCAGCGCGAGCGAGGCTTCGTGGTAGGTGCCGGTCGGCTTCGGGCCGGAGAAGAAATCGACCTCGACCTTGCCGATGCGGCCGCCGCCGAATTCGATGTAGCAGGTGCCGAAGCCGTCATACTGTTTCGCCGTGCCGCTGTTGGTGAGCTTAACGATCAGGTCGCTGGCGACGGCACGCGCCGCACCCTCCGCGAACACGCCGGCCTTCGGCGTGCCGGTGTTGGCGCCGTCGCCCACGGCATAGACGCCGGCATAGTTCGTCTCCAGGGTCCTCGGATTGACCGTGATCCAGCCATTCTCTGCCATGCCGCTGGCTATCACCACGTCGGGCACGCGGTGCCTGGGCACGCCGAGGAACAGGTCGAATTGCATCTCCACGCCGTCGTCGAGGATTGCGACCTTCCGCGCATTGTCGATCGACGCGACGCGGCGGCCCGGAATGAAGCCGATGTTTCGCTCGACGAAGGCGGCGACCAGGGCGCGCGAGGTTTCCGGCGACGGCGGCACCGGGCTCGGCAGCGGCAGCACGAAGTTGATCTCGCAGGCTTCGCGCACGCCGCGCTTGACCAAGTAGTCGTGCAGCATGAGCGCGCATTCGCTGGGCGCCGGCGGGCATTTGTAGGGCGCGCCGCAAACCCCGACCAGCGCCCTCCCCTTGGTGAAGGTGGGCAGAACGTCGCGCAGCCGCTCCGCACCCGCGACGGTGTAGAATTCGTTGGTGTCGGCGAGCCCCGGCGTGGCGTCGAAATCGTAGTCGGCG
Coding sequences:
- the speB gene encoding agmatinase gives rise to the protein MSKISLLGIPHDENSSWLRGAAEAPPLIRRELTSDAYSSWSETGFDLSDRFIDHGDIDFAQAGDPWERIEDEVGRALDAGHPLISLGGDHAITWPLLRAVRRRHPSLTILHIDAHPDIYHAYDDNPRSHTSPFARIMEERLADRLIQVGLRTVNDHHRDQFKRFGVEVVEMRHFKEGLRLDLKTPVYVSMDIDALDPAFAPGISHREPGGFTTRQVIGLIQSIDQPIVAADVVEYNPRQDLSNVTALVAAKLVKEIAGMMLKTNGATAG
- a CDS encoding molybdopterin oxidoreductase family protein; translation: MNQHAKLRFGHSACPHDCPSTCALEVELLDENRIGRVHGAKANSYTAGVVCAKVARYADRVHHPDRLLKPLIRARAKGEGAWKESSWDAALDLVAEKFLKAEETYGSETVWPYYYAGTMGLVQRDGIHRLRHAKKYSGFFGSICTNLAWTGWMAGAGALRGPDPREMAKSDCVVIWGTNAVVTQVNVMTHAIKARKARGAKIVVIDVYENATTKQADMGLVLRPGTDGALACAVMHVLFRDGFADRAYLEKYTDDPRGLEEHLRTKTPEWAAAITGLDVAEIETFAHLVGTTKKTYFRLGYGFSRQRNGSVNMHAAASIAAVTGAWQYEGGGAFHSNSGIFKLNQDVLEGTAMRDPNIRHLDHSRIGPVLTGASDALYGGPPVTALLIQNTNPVNVAPEQRLVKQGFLRDDLFTCVHEQFMTDTARLADVVLPATMFLEHDDIYKGGGNQHITLGPKLIDPPEGPRTNHFVIEELAKRLGVGDRPGFGLTEKEHIDIILGKRGLGGFDSLKEQKWIDMQPDFEAAHFINGFGHPDGKFRFRPDWSGQAAPNRPPRSMGLFGPVERLPEFPDHVELIEAADEAHPFRLTTSPARNFLNSTFAETPVSKQKEGRPVLLLHPEDAAGLGLADGGRVEVGNQRGELVLHAKFFDGIQRGVVIAEGIWPNSAHERGEGINVLTGADAPAPYGGAALHDNKVWLRKPQELRA
- a CDS encoding FAD/NAD(P)-binding oxidoreductase, with product MNTSSKPRVLVLGAGFGGLELTSLLSETFGDGIDVTLIDKSDAFVFGFSKLDVMFGHRTADAVRLPYSNYAKPGVHLLRQTVTAIDPERRRVTTDGGVHEADFLVVALGADYDFDATPGLADTNEFYTVAGAERLRDVLPTFTKGRALVGVCGAPYKCPPAPSECALMLHDYLVKRGVREACEINFVLPLPSPVPPSPETSRALVAAFVERNIGFIPGRRVASIDNARKVAILDDGVEMQFDLFLGVPRHRVPDVVIASGMAENGWITVNPRTLETNYAGVYAVGDGANTGTPKAGVFAEGAARAVASDLIVKLTNSGTAKQYDGFGTCYIEFGGGRIGKVEVDFFSGPKPTGTYHEASLALRADKEHFGSSRRARWFGM